The Rhinolophus ferrumequinum isolate MPI-CBG mRhiFer1 chromosome 21, mRhiFer1_v1.p, whole genome shotgun sequence region ACTCTAGTTTCTGTCCTTGGTGATAAGTGTGGAGTCAGAGGCATGAACAAGCAGACCCACAGGCTGTTGCCTGCCTCAGAGGCTGCCATGGGGACTCTAGGACGGGCtgggtggcctgcggggcctgTCGAGGCCTGCCTTCTCCTGGGGAGGGGTCCCGTCCAGGAGAGGTCCTTGCCTTGTCCAGCCGGACCGTCCCATCCTTGGTGTCTGCAGGTCATGGAGTCCGTGGTGAAGAACTGTGGCCAGACGGTCCACGACGAGGTGGCAAACAAGCAGACCATGGAGGAGCTGAAGGAGCTGCTGAAGGTGGGCACTCCCTGGGCGGGGGGGCCCTGCGCCGTGTCAGTCCCAGCCTAGTCGTGTGTGGGGCGCGTGCAGCAGGCCCCTCTTCCTGCAGGGTCGGGGAAGGCGTCCAGGGACAGGGCTGGGAGCTGCGCCTTGAAGGACGGGACACGGACATGGGTGGGAAGGGCTCTGAGTGGGAGGCACGTGAGTCCAATACGTCCATGGAGGGACAGTGGGGAGACAGCAGAGCAGGGACGCTTGGGGAGTGGGCTTCGTGTCCCCCTCCAGCAGAGGAGGAAAAAGCCTCCTGAGCCAGAGACATCTTCCTGAGCGGGGCCCTGCCTGTGGCCTCCCAGGCTCGCCCTGCCCCCTGCAGGGATTGTGATGTGGGCAGTGACACCCAAGGTTGTGCAGAGCGGGGTGCGACAGCCATTCTTTGAGGTGAAAGGGGACCCCATGGAGGTGAGGCTGCCATGCGACTGGCCGCCGAGAAGTACAGCCCTGAGCACCATCTCTTCTGCCATTGGCAGGCCAGGCCACAGTTTCCTGGTCCTGTCAGGGTGCCTGTCTGGGACCTGAGCTGACAGCCAGCCTCTCTGAGACCCACGGGTGACCTGGCCAGTCCCTACCCTGGCCTGCCGGAAAGAGCGGAAGGAGTTGGAACCTGCCTTCTCCCACATTTGCCAGTTGTCCTGTTCTGCCACACGTGGTCTAAGCCAGTTAGTCCCCCTTGGAGATAGCTCAGGAGGGTCCACTGACTGGACACAGGTCACGGGAAAGAACCAGAAGCCCAATGCTGAGCTGTGGTTGGCATCTTCCTGAAGCAGCTTTCTCGCCCTGCCATCCTCCCGAGTGTGTGTGACAGTGCCCCAAGAGGGCTCTGGAAGTGACTGGCTGTGCTCTAAGCTGGTGGAAATGGTGGCTGTGTATGTGGGGACGTGCCTGGAGCGCCTGGAATTGGAAGGGGGCCGGCTGGCTGCGCGTCGGCTCCCTCTGCCTAGACCTGGTTGACTCTGCCTGTTCGCGGAGGTCGGGTTAAGGCAGGGCCAGCGTGGGGTATGGGTGAGCTCCCGCGCTGGTCAGGGAGGGCCGGGAGAGAAGCAGGTCTGCGGGATGCAGGACCAGAGAGCTTTGGCCTCGCTTGGGTCCCTGGCTTTTCTTGAGGGTTACAGTCCAAGTCCTGAGTGGGCAGACAGGAGTGGTGACTTCGTCCTCAGAGGCGGGGTTCCATGGAGAAGGGCCTGGGGAGAGTACATGGTCCCTGGGACCCACCCCACCTCTGCCAGCCCCGTCAGCTTAGGGTACTGAGGTCCTGCCAGCCACTTCCTCAGGCTGACACGTCTCTGGTACCTGCGTTTCCCATGACCTCCTGATGCTCTTCCCTGCAGAGGCAGGTGGAAGTAAACGTCCGAAACAAGATCCTGTACCTGATCCAGGCCTGGGCGCATGCTTTCCGGAACGAGCCCAAGTACAAGGTCGTCCAGGACACATACCAGATCATGAAGGTGGAAGGTGAGTCAGGCGGGGAGGGACACAGCGTCCAGGGACTGAGCGATTGCCCTGCATCAAGCAGGGCCATGGGCTGTGCTCACCCCTTGCCGGTGGGGACAGCATCTCACCTAGTGACCAGCGGTGGGCACAGGGAGCGGGTGTCCCCAGGGTGGGTGCGTGGGCTCAGCCCGGCTTTGGGCGCCTGACCTCATACTCGTCAGGGCAAACTTGAGGCGGTGCGACAGACACACGGGAAATGAACAGGAGCTGATTTCTGAGGGAGGGGTCCTAGGAGGGAAGTACGGCTGGGACCTGGCCTCTGCAGGTCCAGTTTAGGACAAATGGGCGGGGAGTCCTGGAGAGCAGGCAGCACGCCCGATGGGCCTGAGCCTGAGGATGAGCAGTGACGGAAGCTCTGGGCCCCACAGAGGACTCCGGTTCAGGGGCCCAGGGCTGAGCACACAGGCTGCCGAAGGGACGGGAGGTGCCATCCCAGAGGAGGGGTGCGGGCGGAGCTAGGGCGCTCTGAGCACAGCGGATCGTCCTTGGGCAGTTTTCAGTCGGGGCGTGGCCGCTGAGGCGCTGTTTTTAAGGACCCCTCTGCCTTCTTCCTGCTGTTGTGTCAGCCATGCAGAGCTGGTGGGCTTTGGCAAAGAGGGCAGTGGATTTAGGTCACGCTCAGAAGATTGGCTGGTCTCAGCTGAGCAGGGCGTGAGGGGCTGCGCCGGGGCTGCTCCCGCGTGTGCTGCGTCCTCAGCTCGGCCGTCTGGCCGTGAAGAGCAGGCAGAGTGTGAGATGGGCCGTGGCTGCTGGCTGGGGTCTGGGGGCTGGGCGCCACCGTGTGGACATGTGACGATGGTCCTGTACAGGTCCGTGAGCTGGCCTCAGGCCCTCAGTGCTGGCTGTGTGCTCACGGTCGCTTTCTTGGGCAGAGCGTCCGAAGCTTGATAGGCTTCCCAAAGGGTCTGTGCCTCAACGAAAGCCTGGGGACCCCGTCTTTAAGAGCAATGGGAAGTGTGGTTGGCGGGAGCGAGGGTCCAGGAGCCACATGGGGGGCCCAGGGAAGCTCTGTGAGGCCTTGACGTGGTGAGATCAAGGCCGGCTCTGctgtgcccaccccaccccccgagGATGAAGCAGCTCTGCGGAGCCACCTGCGGGGAGTGGCCGGCCAGCTGTGCACCAGGATGCCCTGCCCAGTGTGGGGTCACGGCACTGGCCACCCGGGCCCTGGGCCTCCTCTTGCCGGTCTGTTTGGGGAGGCGGATGCCAAGAGTTAGAACATGGATCCTAAAGGTCTCTGGGCCGACCGGTGGGGACAAGTGAGGCTGTCAGGCCTCGTGCTCACCAGGTGGCCCCAGCGATAACCGCAGCCTCCGTTCTCTAGGACACGTCTTCCCAGAGTTTAAGGAGAGTGACGCCATGTTCGCTGCAGAGAGAGTGAGTCACGGTGCTGGGGCCGTAGGAGTGGGCTGGCCGGGGAGGCTGAAGGGAGCCGGGACGGGGCCTGCGGGGAGCACCGGCGGCGGGCGAGCAGCTGTTTGTCTCAAAAACGAGAACTCTCCGCAGGCTGACATTGGAACACAGTTCAGGGTGCTGCCTTTGGACTGTGGCTGGTGGGTTCATGTCATTAAACATTGATGTGTCCTTGGAGCCATGGGACGTCTTGCTGTTAAGCCTTTAGAAAGGAAAGTTCTTCAGAGGctccttcctgtgtcctcacTGACCGGGCGTGGCCTCTGCCTCGTTGGGTCTTCTCCCGTCTGTGGGAAGTGGGCATTTTGGAAAGGGAGGGCTGTGGGGTTCTGACTCTGCCCACCCCCCCCAGGCCCCCGACTGGGTAGACGCAGAAGAGTGCCACCGGTGCAGGGTGCAGTTCGGGGTGGTGACCCGTAAGGTGAGTCACCGTACGGGGGGAGGGGTCCGGCTGCATGCAAGGCCAGGCAAACCCAGGCCACCTGCGTCGTCCTGTGGCCACTGCCCCCATGCACAGCCCTTTCCCTCTTGGCCTTGGCCAGTCCCCAGCTGTGTGGTGAATGTAGCCACCAAGGGGTTTGGTGTCTGATGCTCAGACTCACCTCTACCGACAGCCCCTCAGTCGTGTGTCCTCAGTTGACTCAGCATGTCCAGCTTGGATCCTCAAGCCAATGTCTCTGTCCCCACTGAAGCTCAGGCCGATGAGGACAAAGGCTTGGCCTAGGGTGTCCCCACCCAGCAAAACCCGTTTCAGCTTAATTCACGCACGGTTTCTGTGTCACGCATGGTTTCTGTGAACCTTGTTACTTAAAAGTCTTCCCCCTAAGCGGCGGCTGCAGCTGAAGGCCAGGGCGTGCCCtgtttccccagggccctgccCGCCCTTGGCCCACTGCAGCCTGGGAGGCCAGCCTGGCTGGCCACTGTGTGGCTGGTGGCGCTGGGCGGAGTGGGTGCGGAGCCTAGGGCCCTCGCCTGCTGGCCGCCTGAGCTGCCCCATGTCACGTGTCACAGCACCACTGCAGGGCCTGCGGCCAGATCTTCTGTGGCAAATGCTCCTCTCGGTACTCCACCATCCCCAAGTTCGGCATCGAGAAGGAGGTGCGCGTGTGCGAGCCCTGCTACGAGCAGCTGAACAAGTGAGTCTCCCGCTGGGTGCGTGCAGCCGGCTTCTGTCCTGCTGAGGACTGTCCGGGAGGCTGCTCCATCCCCCGGACACGCCCCAGGCTCAGGGCAGTGCCCAGTGGGCGCGGCCGGGGCCTGACACCTGCCGGCCACTTGCTGGGGTTTGTTTAACCTTCGCTTTTCGTCTGGAAGTGAAACTTACAGGCAAGACGCCGGCGCGATAAGATCCCGCGTGTGTGCCCTCCACCTGGTCCCTGGGTGTTGACGTTGACTTGTTTCCACGGTGGCTTAATTGCAtgtcctcctcccccatctgAATGTGTGTTCACACACACGTGCTTTATCCTGAGCCGTTGCAAGCGctgtccccacccctgcaccTTCATGTCCCCAGGAAGAGGTGCGTCGTCTTCCGTAGCACAGCGTGCCTGTCGGGCCAGGCGTTTGGCATCCCTCCCCAGCGGATGCGGACTTTGCAGCCCCTTTTCTGGCTGCGCTGAGTCCCAGTGAAGTCAGTGGCAGTTCTGTCCCATCAGGGCCCATCGGGCTCTTCAGTGCGTGGCAGGGACTGTCGCGCCCCCTCTGCTCCCCAGCATCTTTGTTGCTCACGATGCAGACGTTTATGAAGGGTCTAGGCCATTGCAGAGTGTCCCTCAGCTTGCCTCAGGCTTCCTCATGGTCAGCATCAGGTTCTGCAGCCCTGGCGGGATCCCAGGAGTCAGGCTGTGCCTCTCGGTGCAGCGGGTTAGAGGCCCAAGCCGTCTGTATGACCCAGTGTCAGCGATGGGAGCCAGTCCCTCGGCTAAGTGGGGCCTTCTGGCCACTCCACTGACACGTTCTTCTGTGGAAAGCCGCGGCCCAGCCAGGCGGTGCTCGAACCTCGCTTTCAGGAGGGGGGCTGTGGCTCAGGCGAGGTGACTCGCACAGTTCCTAGGCCTGCAGGTGACAGAGCTGGTGGGAGGGTTCAGCTTTTCTCGAGCGTGGCCAGGGAACCACTATCGTCACTCCATGGGGACACTGGAGGGAAGTCCCGGCAGCGTCCTGAAGAACTCTGGGGGGGTCGGGGTGCAGTGCTCAGCCCCTCACAGTGTCCTGTTGTTCCAGGAAAGCCGAAGGCAAGGCCCCCTCCACGACAGAGCTGCCCCCGGAGTACCTGACCAGCCCCCTGTCGCAGCAGTCCCAGGTACCGGCCGGCCTGCGGGCGCCTCTCCCTGGGTGCTtctccccaggccctgctcaGCCCGCTCTGTCTGTCCCCAGCTGCCCCCCAAGAGGGACGAAACGGccctgcaggaggaggaggagctgcagCTGGCCCTGGCCCTGTCACAGTCGGAGgctgaggagaaggagaggaTGGTGAGCCGAGAAGGGAGGCCCGAGTCTGGGGTGCGGGGGGGAGTACCCTTAAATATTTGGGGAGGGCACAGAGTATGGAGGCTCGGCCGCCTGTGCCACGTGCTTCCCGTGTGACCTCCTCTTCTTGGCCCTCCCGCAGAGACAGAAGGCCACATACACGTACCCCAAGGCAGAGCCCGCGCCCGTGGCCTCGTCGGCACCCCCTGCCAGCAGCCTGTACGCTTCGCCTGTGGTGAGCGCCCCCTCCGGCTCGGTCACACTGGCTTGGGTGGCTTTCcatgggagggggcaggagggctgCCCAGGAAAGGACTGTGCTGTGTCACGCggcctgctcccctccccccgtAGCCTTTGGTTCCCTGGTCAGGGGTCCCCTGTGGGGGTAGAGGAACCCGTAAGGCTAGATGCCCGGCTGGTGTGAGCCCAGTCTCCTCTATACCCCACGGCAGGAGGAGCTAGGGAGCCGTGGGGTCAAGGGTGGCTGCATTTTTCTAGTGTCAACCTGAGAGCATGACAGAACTTACTTTCTGGGGGGTCAATCCAAGCTCTGTGGCCTCAGCTCCTTTGCatagtgggtgggtgggggtggggcaggccgGGCGGGCGTTGAGAACAGCCCTGCCACCTACCTGTCGGGGTCCATCTGTGCTGCtgatggggtgggggcggggtgctGCCCTGCTCCTTGTCCGTGGTGATGGGGCCTCTTGGGGTCCCTGCAAACCAGCCCTGGCCAGCCTCTAGGGTCCACTGTCACTGCTGGGCCACCCCGGCCTCCTGAGTGACGGCTGGGGAGGAACTGGGCGTGGGCTTGAGCCTGCAGGTCACTGCTCCTCTGGCCTATGGCCCTTCAGACCCTCCCATGTCTCCCCAGAACTCGTCAGCACCACTGGCTGAGGACATGGACCCCGAGGTGAGcgcccacccccacacccccgcaCGTGGTGCTTCCCCTCACTGCTCCCTCGCCCTCAGGAATGACCTGTTGTCACCTATGCAGCTCGCCCGGTACCTGAACCGGAACTATTGGGAAAAGAAGCAGGAGGAGGCTCGGAAGAGCCCCACGCCGTCTGCGCCGGTGCCCCTGACGGAGCCGGCCACCCAGCCCGGGGAGGGACATGCAGCCCCTGTGAACGTGGTGGAGGTAAGGCGCCCTCTCAGTGCTTCTGCACCACAGTCCCCTGGGAGGGGACATGGGGCCAAGCCGGCCCCACTCACCCTCTGGTCTCTTCCAGACTCCCCTCCCGGACACAGACTCTCAGCCCATCACTTCCTCCAGTGGCCCCTTTAGTGAGGTAagctggggctctgtcctcaggcTGGGAAAACACGGCCTCCGGAGTGCACAGCTCCAGGCCCTGCTCAGGCACCTGTCCTGACAGGAAGGCCAAGGCGGGTGTCTCTGGGCCGGCTGTGGTGCCCCCGCAGCGCCATCCAGAGGTCAGGGCAGGGGCGCTACAGGCTTGGAGCTCAGCGCCCAGATGGCTCCTGGCACAGATGGAGCTGCCGCCGATCCCCCAGGGAGTCTGTGCCTCCCTCGGCCTGGTGGCGTGGTTAGGCTCAGCCAGACCCCCATGTGTACCCCCAGCAGTGCCAGAACGGGGAGTCAGAGGAGAGCCACGCACAGTTCCTGAAGGCGCTGCAGAACGCCGTCAGCACCTTCGTCAACCGCATGAAAAGCAACCACGTGCGCGGCCGCAGCATCACCAACGACTCGGCTGTACTGTCCCTCTTCCAGTCCATCAACAGCATGCACCCCCAGCTGCTGGAGCTGCTCAACCAGCTGGATGAGCGCAGGCGTACGTGCCTCCCGGGCCCCCGGCCCGCCCCGCTGCTCGCCTGGGTGCCGTGGGCGCCTCCCACGCTGGCCAGTGGCTGAGGGCTGTGAAAAGGTTCCCAGGGTGGGGCTGCCCCAGGGCTGTGGCTTCTCGGGAGTCTGGGCTGTGGGCTCCAGGGAAGGTGGTCTTAGTGACAGGAGATGACCCACTAAGCACAGGACAGTCAGCCCGAGGAAGAATCCCCCACCCAGCCCCTATGCCAGCCACGCCCTGTTGACAAGCGCTTGGCTGGGCAAAGGCAGGCCCAGCTCCACACGGGGCAGGAGCCCCACCGGGCAGCCTGAGCCTCCGTGCCATGCCAAGGGCTCCCCGCCTGCCCTCCCGCAGTGTACTACGAGGGGCTGCAGGACAAGCTGGCGCAGATCCGCGATGCCCGGGGGGCGCTGAGCGCCCTGAGGGAGGAGCACCGGGAGAAGCTGCGCCGGGCAGCTGAGGAGGCCGAGCGCCAGCGCCAGATCCAGCTGGCGCAGAAACTGGAGATCATGCGGCAGAAGAAGCAGGTGCGGTGGGCGGCCTGGCAGCGGGGCGCGGGGTGTGGGGCGTGGTGACCCTGCCTCACTGCTGTGCTGTGGCCACAGGAGTACCTGGAGGTGCAGAGGCAGCTGGCTATCCAGCGCCTGCAAGAGCAGGAGAAGGAGCGGCAGATGCGCCTGGAGCAGCAGAAGCAGACCATCCAGATGCGTGCCCACATGCCAGCCTTCGCCCTGCCCTACGCCCAGGCACGTGCCCCACCGCACGCCCCCGACCCCACCCCGCTAGCCGCTGGCCGCTGGTCGCCACCTGACGGCCTCTCTCTGTCCCTAGCTCCAGGCCATGCCTGCGGCAGGGGGTGTGCTGTACCAGCCATCTGGCCCCACCAGCTTCCCGGGGACCTTCAGCCCAGCAGGCTCGGTGGAGGGCTCCCCCATGCACACTGTGTACATGAGCCAGCCAGCCCCGGCCGCCGGCGGCCCCTACCCCAGCGTGCCCGGGGCCGCAGCAGGTAACGGGCGGGTGGACGGGCCCACCAGTCAGGGTGGGCCTCACATCATTACCTTCCTTTTTTCGGCATAACATGAGATTTACAGAAAAGAGAACGGACAAAGAATTTTCCAGATTCCCCAGATGTTAACATTCTGCCACATTTGCTCACTTTCCACATATACACGCAcgcgtgtgcgcgcgcacacacgcctGGCCCATTGCAGAGtgagcagcaggcaggcaggtcCCCATTACTCCTGGTGGCTTCAGTGCGCGGTTCCTAAAACCAGACACTCCCTCAGGCCCTGGGCACAGACGCGCTGGGACCTCCCCCACTGCCACTCTGCTCAGGTTGTCCCGGTAGGAAAGCCCCTCGCATGTGTTGTAGTCAGCTGTTCTCTTTCGCCTTCTTTAATCCAGAGTATTCCTCGGTCTGTCTTTGTGTTTCGTGACGTCGACTTCTCAGAGAGCACTGCAGACCACTCAGTTTGTGCTCATCTGGTCTCCCGTGGGTGTGACGTGCTAGGGCTGTATTTTGGCTGGATGTTATGGGAATGACTGTTTTCCCTTGATATAAgtatttactatttgtaagttTTAGTAGTTTTTGCCTGAACTTGTTAAATGTTTGTCAGGTAGTGACTTTCTAATTCTGTTTTCCCACATTTGTTAGTTGTCTTTCTAAGAAGGTACTTTTCCTTCTCCTGTTCGTTCATCTGTCATATTGGTGTGGACTCATTGTATTCAAAAAGCCATAATCTTTGACTCTGTGTTGATGCTGTCTGTCCCTGGTGTGGCCTGGGAGCCCCTCGGGCCGGCTCCTGTGTGCTCCTGACTCGTTCCGCCATCTTTTGGATGCTTTCTTCCTGGTACCAgtagatattctgtgttcatctTGTACTTTCTCAGTCCTGGaaacagccatttctccaaggagccccaGGTTCCTCTTAGTGAAGGAGGGCATTTGGAGACCCAGACCTGGGTTCGAGGCCCTCAGCAGACTGAACAGAaagcgtgtgtgcacacacacacaagcacgcaCACGTGTGTTTTTATCTGCATGGAGCGGAACCCGCGTGTCTCCTCCCACACCTCCCGGGTTAGCAGCACAGGCTCCCTCTCTTCTGATCTGTGCTCCCCTCTCTGACAGGCCTGCCTCTCGTCCTCTGTACTGACTTGTTCATTCCTGGAATTCACAGCAGGTAGTTTCAGGAATGCCAACCCAGGCCACTGTGCAAAAGGTCCTCCTGAGCAGGCTCTCTGTTGCCCTGTGTCTTCAGGCTGCGGGCCCAGAGTCCAGATCTAGGTTTAGAAGTTACTAGACTTAGCTCTTCCCCGCCCCCTGCCGCGTCACCATTTACTCATTTGGAGTACAGTTGGGTTCGTTTCTTCCCATTTTGTTCAGTTGTAGGGGTCCTCTCCCATCtttgttgatttcatttattttccttttgtgagACTGTGAAACAT contains the following coding sequences:
- the HGS gene encoding hepatocyte growth factor-regulated tyrosine kinase substrate isoform X2; this translates as MGRGSGTFERLLDKATSQLLLETDWESILQICDLIRQGDTQAKYAVSSIKKKVNDKNPHVALYALEVMESVVKNCGQTVHDEVANKQTMEELKELLKRQVEVNVRNKILYLIQAWAHAFRNEPKYKVVQDTYQIMKVEGHVFPEFKESDAMFAAERAPDWVDAEECHRCRVQFGVVTRKHHCRACGQIFCGKCSSRYSTIPKFGIEKEVRVCEPCYEQLNKKAEGKAPSTTELPPEYLTSPLSQQSQLPPKRDETALQEEEELQLALALSQSEAEEKERMRQKATYTYPKAEPAPVASSAPPASSLYASPVNSSAPLAEDMDPELARYLNRNYWEKKQEEARKSPTPSAPVPLTEPATQPGEGHAAPVNVVETPLPDTDSQPITSSSGPFSECQNGESEESHAQFLKALQNAVSTFVNRMKSNHVRGRSITNDSAVLSLFQSINSMHPQLLELLNQLDERRLYYEGLQDKLAQIRDARGALSALREEHREKLRRAAEEAERQRQIQLAQKLEIMRQKKQEYLEVQRQLAIQRLQEQEKERQMRLEQQKQTIQMRAHMPAFALPYAQLQAMPAAGGVLYQPSGPTSFPGTFSPAGSVEGSPMHTVYMSQPAPAAGGPYPSVPGAAADPSMVSTYVYPAGATGGQAAPQGPAGPTTSPAYSSYQPTPSQGYQNVASQAPQSLPAISQPPQSSTMGYMGSQAVSMGYQPYGVQNLMTTLPSQDAPLPPPQQPYMSGQQPLYQQMAPSAGPPQQQPPVAQQPPAQGPPAQGTEAQLISFD
- the HGS gene encoding hepatocyte growth factor-regulated tyrosine kinase substrate isoform X1; protein product: MGRGSGTFERLLDKATSQLLLETDWESILQICDLIRQGDTQAKYAVSSIKKKVNDKNPHVALYALEVMESVVKNCGQTVHDEVANKQTMEELKELLKRQVEVNVRNKILYLIQAWAHAFRNEPKYKVVQDTYQIMKVEGHVFPEFKESDAMFAAERAPDWVDAEECHRCRVQFGVVTRKHHCRACGQIFCGKCSSRYSTIPKFGIEKEVRVCEPCYEQLNKKAEGKAPSTTELPPEYLTSPLSQQSQLPPKRDETALQEEEELQLALALSQSEAEEKERMRQKATYTYPKAEPAPVASSAPPASSLYASPVNSSAPLAEDMDPELARYLNRNYWEKKQEEARKSPTPSAPVPLTEPATQPGEGHAAPVNVVETPLPDTDSQPITSSSGPFSEQCQNGESEESHAQFLKALQNAVSTFVNRMKSNHVRGRSITNDSAVLSLFQSINSMHPQLLELLNQLDERRLYYEGLQDKLAQIRDARGALSALREEHREKLRRAAEEAERQRQIQLAQKLEIMRQKKQEYLEVQRQLAIQRLQEQEKERQMRLEQQKQTIQMRAHMPAFALPYAQLQAMPAAGGVLYQPSGPTSFPGTFSPAGSVEGSPMHTVYMSQPAPAAGGPYPSVPGAAADPSMVSTYVYPAGATGGQAAPQGPAGPTTSPAYSSYQPTPSQGYQNVASQAPQSLPAISQPPQSSTMGYMGSQAVSMGYQPYGVQNLMTTLPSQDAPLPPPQQPYMSGQQPLYQQMAPSAGPPQQQPPVAQQPPAQGPPAQGTEAQLISFD